A section of the Flavobacterium ardleyense genome encodes:
- a CDS encoding translocation/assembly module TamB domain-containing protein → MSSQELSIARIKTTESGINAWFFELYLDKFKTLISIKKFKKIVLRSLLGLILLLLVLAIAISLPAVQTKLAQYLTEKLNQDFKTDINVERIKVTIFGTVKLQQVFIRDHHQDTLIYAKKIQTNILSFKKLYNGDLFFGDIRADGLLLNMKIYKDEKDSNLDLFIAAFDTEPTGDPSKKFLLTAKNVYLTNSRFVLIDNNLEVPKSVDFTRIDATMNRLKVHGPDVTMFINRMGFRDFRGLYVSDFTTDFTYTKSNILLNKLKFFTEDSNFDGDVALRYIRTDFADFNNKVKFDIAINNASIATNDIAYFYKELGADRKFDIVADIKGTLNDFSVKNLQLREGAVSEIVGDVNFKNLFGQTGQDFYMKGSFDRVISDYKNLTDLLPNILGKKLPSTLAKIGRFNVRGDAEITTTYINADIYMSTALGNVQSNLKMNNINNIDNASYSGNIILENVDLGKVLDRTDIGRVTLNVDVDGKGFTEQYLDTKFTGDIYSLRYNDYNYKNIIVNGNYKKPVFTGEFFINDPNLFMDFDGAVNLGRRDMMFDFHTKIDYANLTKLNFVKGDSIAIIKGDVNMNVIGNTIDDMQGTINISEASYQNNYDTFLFNDFVIESFFEANKVRTITINSPDIISGKMVGKYEFGQLRKMVENSLGSLYANYVPNKVKKGQFLNFNFTIYNKIIELFNPGISLSTNTTVDGSINSDNDDFKLNFNSPKIDLFDNIIDQVSLKIDNKNPLYNAYIAIDSIKTSRYKIADFQLLNVTARDTLFVRTEFKGGDQEQDYYNLNLYHTIDKAKNSIIGFAKSEMKFKDYLWYLNENDNEHNKIVFDKALKDFALDNIVLSHENQQVVLDGTLSGTTKKDLNLTFQDIDLYRITPELSNLKVEGSLNGEINFIQNKDVFKPTSSLSIDSLKINDIALGRMLLDVSGDKTFQKFYVKSTIDNDFVQSFKADGSFEVKDSKTSADIDLRFAEFNLGILSSLGGEVITDIRGLVSGTARIEGNLDDPEINGRLFLDDAGLTIPYLNVNYELDKKSIVDVTESSFIIRNSIIKDTKYNTVGFLNGRVRHNKFDDWKLDLEIKSSRLLALDTGDSDDAAYYGTAFIDGVATISGPTNALFIKVNAKSEKGTNFKIPINNSEAVGSNSYIHFLSPQEKYNNDHGIVVTNRDYNGLELEFDFDITPDAEVEVILDKNTGHGIRGKGFGSLLFKINTLGKFNMWGDFQAYEGVYNFKYGGLIDKKFNVKKGGSIVWEGDPMRAVLNLEAVYKTTANPAVLLENASFNKKIPVEVLVGIRGSLSNPEPDFQIEFPTVSSVLKSEIEYKLNDRDTRQTQALYLLSSGGFLSPEGVSQSDFAGNFFERASGLFNDIFQDEEGKFVVGIDYVSADKRPGIETDGRFGFAVSTHLNDRISINGKVGVPVGGINETAIVGDVEILYRVNADGSMNLRVFNRENDISYIGEGIAYTQGIGITYEVDFNTFKQLVNKIFKNIKLEQAPTTVDDIQDSEINPDYINFSTDKKKKKKADTVKPNHESRPPEE, encoded by the coding sequence GTGTCGTCACAAGAACTTTCAATTGCTAGAATAAAAACTACCGAATCAGGCATAAATGCTTGGTTTTTTGAATTATATTTGGACAAATTTAAAACATTAATAAGTATCAAAAAATTTAAAAAAATAGTATTACGTTCACTACTCGGACTTATTCTACTTTTATTGGTACTCGCTATCGCGATTTCACTACCCGCAGTGCAAACAAAACTAGCGCAATATCTAACTGAAAAGCTTAATCAGGACTTTAAAACAGATATTAATGTTGAGCGAATAAAGGTAACGATTTTTGGTACCGTAAAATTACAGCAAGTATTTATTCGAGATCATCACCAAGATACTTTGATTTATGCTAAGAAAATTCAGACCAATATTTTAAGTTTTAAAAAACTTTATAATGGTGATTTATTTTTTGGAGATATTCGAGCAGATGGATTACTTCTAAATATGAAAATCTATAAAGACGAAAAAGACTCGAATCTAGATCTCTTTATCGCTGCATTTGATACCGAGCCTACAGGCGATCCATCAAAAAAGTTTCTGCTTACCGCAAAAAATGTTTATCTTACTAACAGTCGCTTCGTACTGATAGATAACAACCTCGAAGTGCCCAAAAGTGTTGATTTTACTAGAATTGACGCGACAATGAATAGGCTAAAAGTTCACGGTCCTGATGTCACGATGTTTATTAATAGAATGGGATTTCGGGATTTTAGAGGGTTGTATGTGAGCGATTTCACTACAGATTTCACCTACACTAAATCAAATATCTTACTCAACAAACTAAAATTCTTTACCGAAGATTCCAACTTTGATGGGGATGTCGCCTTACGCTATATTCGTACGGATTTTGCCGATTTTAATAACAAAGTTAAATTTGACATCGCAATAAACAACGCTTCAATAGCCACCAATGATATCGCATATTTTTACAAAGAACTTGGAGCAGATAGAAAATTTGATATTGTAGCGGATATAAAGGGAACTTTAAATGACTTTAGCGTCAAGAACCTGCAACTGCGAGAAGGTGCCGTTTCGGAAATTGTAGGAGATGTAAACTTCAAAAATCTATTTGGACAGACTGGGCAAGACTTTTATATGAAAGGTTCATTTGATAGAGTTATTTCAGATTATAAAAATTTAACTGATCTACTTCCTAACATTCTTGGTAAGAAATTGCCATCAACTCTTGCTAAAATTGGACGTTTTAATGTTCGGGGTGATGCCGAAATAACTACGACTTATATTAATGCGGATATTTATATGAGCACTGCTCTAGGAAATGTGCAGTCTAATCTCAAAATGAATAACATCAACAATATTGATAATGCATCCTATTCAGGCAATATAATTTTAGAAAATGTCGATCTTGGAAAAGTTCTTGACAGGACAGATATTGGCAGAGTTACACTTAATGTAGATGTAGATGGGAAAGGATTTACTGAGCAATATCTTGACACTAAATTCACTGGAGATATTTATAGCCTGCGCTACAATGATTATAATTATAAAAATATTATCGTCAACGGAAATTATAAGAAGCCTGTTTTTACCGGAGAGTTTTTTATAAATGATCCTAACTTGTTTATGGACTTTGATGGTGCTGTAAATCTCGGTCGAAGGGATATGATGTTTGATTTTCACACTAAAATCGATTATGCCAATCTTACCAAATTGAATTTTGTGAAGGGTGATTCAATTGCAATTATTAAAGGTGATGTTAATATGAATGTCATTGGTAACACAATTGACGATATGCAGGGTACAATCAATATTTCTGAAGCCTCTTATCAAAATAACTATGACACTTTTCTATTCAATGATTTTGTTATCGAATCTTTTTTCGAAGCAAATAAAGTGCGAACTATTACAATAAACTCCCCAGATATAATTTCGGGGAAAATGGTTGGAAAATATGAATTTGGTCAACTCCGCAAAATGGTCGAAAATTCATTAGGAAGTTTGTATGCCAACTACGTTCCTAATAAAGTTAAAAAAGGGCAGTTTCTAAATTTCAATTTTACTATTTATAATAAAATTATTGAACTTTTTAATCCCGGAATCTCACTCTCTACCAATACAACTGTGGATGGAAGTATAAATTCTGACAACGATGATTTTAAATTAAATTTTAATTCACCAAAGATTGATCTTTTTGATAATATAATTGATCAGGTCTCCTTAAAGATTGATAACAAAAATCCACTTTATAATGCCTATATCGCAATTGATAGTATAAAAACATCTCGTTATAAGATAGCTGATTTTCAGTTGCTAAATGTCACCGCTAGAGACACGCTATTTGTACGAACAGAATTTAAAGGAGGAGATCAAGAACAAGATTATTATAATCTGAATTTATATCATACAATTGATAAAGCTAAAAACAGTATAATTGGTTTCGCAAAAAGTGAAATGAAATTCAAGGATTATTTGTGGTATCTCAACGAAAATGACAATGAACACAACAAGATAGTTTTTGATAAAGCTTTAAAGGATTTTGCTTTGGATAATATTGTTTTGTCGCACGAAAATCAGCAGGTGGTTTTAGATGGAACCCTGTCGGGGACAACTAAGAAAGATCTAAATCTGACCTTCCAAGATATAGATTTGTATAGGATAACGCCCGAATTGAGTAACCTAAAAGTTGAAGGTAGTCTAAATGGTGAAATTAACTTTATCCAAAATAAGGACGTTTTCAAGCCCACCTCGTCGTTAAGTATTGACAGTCTAAAAATAAACGATATTGCTTTAGGAAGAATGCTTCTCGATGTTAGCGGCGATAAAACCTTCCAAAAGTTTTATGTAAAATCTACGATTGATAATGATTTTGTGCAGTCATTTAAGGCTGATGGAAGTTTTGAGGTAAAAGATTCAAAAACTTCAGCGGATATAGATTTGCGTTTTGCCGAATTTAATTTAGGAATATTGAGTTCGCTAGGAGGCGAGGTCATTACAGATATTAGAGGTTTAGTCTCGGGTACTGCTAGAATAGAAGGTAATCTTGACGATCCCGAAATAAATGGTCGATTATTTCTAGATGATGCAGGTTTAACAATTCCATATTTGAATGTAAATTATGAACTCGACAAAAAGTCAATCGTTGATGTTACTGAATCTTCGTTTATTATTCGAAATTCTATTATAAAAGATACAAAATACAATACCGTAGGGTTCTTAAATGGTAGAGTAAGACATAATAAATTTGACGATTGGAAATTAGATTTAGAAATTAAATCTAGTAGATTATTAGCATTAGATACCGGTGATAGTGATGATGCAGCGTATTACGGAACAGCATTTATTGATGGAGTGGCAACCATTTCGGGTCCTACTAACGCATTATTTATTAAAGTAAATGCTAAATCTGAAAAAGGTACAAATTTCAAAATTCCTATAAATAATTCAGAAGCAGTAGGGTCAAATAGTTATATTCATTTCCTGTCTCCACAAGAAAAATACAATAACGATCACGGTATTGTCGTAACCAACAGAGACTACAATGGACTTGAATTAGAATTTGATTTTGATATAACGCCAGATGCAGAAGTTGAAGTGATTTTGGATAAAAACACAGGACACGGAATCCGTGGAAAAGGGTTTGGCTCACTATTATTTAAGATTAATACTTTAGGGAAATTTAATATGTGGGGAGATTTCCAAGCGTATGAAGGTGTGTACAATTTTAAATACGGTGGACTAATTGACAAGAAGTTTAATGTTAAAAAAGGCGGTTCGATTGTTTGGGAAGGCGATCCGATGCGGGCGGTACTAAACCTTGAGGCTGTATACAAGACCACCGCAAATCCAGCTGTTTTATTAGAAAATGCCTCCTTCAACAAAAAAATTCCAGTGGAAGTGTTGGTGGGCATTCGAGGTAGCTTAAGCAATCCCGAGCCCGATTTCCAAATTGAGTTTCCAACTGTAAGTTCGGTTCTAAAATCAGAAATAGAATATAAATTAAACGATAGAGATACGCGACAAACTCAAGCTTTATACCTGCTTTCGAGCGGTGGTTTTTTGAGTCCAGAAGGCGTAAGTCAGTCAGATTTTGCTGGTAACTTCTTTGAGCGTGCGAGTGGATTATTCAATGATATTTTTCAAGACGAAGAAGGAAAATTCGTAGTGGGCATTGATTATGTCTCCGCCGACAAACGACCGGGAATAGAAACGGATGGTCGCTTTGGTTTTGCTGTCTCTACCCATTTAAATGATAGGATTAGTATCAACGGAAAAGTAGGGGTTCCCGTAGGCGGAATTAACGAAACTGCCATAGTAGGCGATGTGGAAATTTTGTATAGAGTAAATGCAGATGGATCAATGAATCTGCGGGTATTTAACAGAGAAAATGACATTAGCTATATAGGAGAAGGAATTGCTTATACGCAGGGAATTGGTATCACATACGAAGTTGATTTTAATACTTTTAAACAACTGGTAAATAAAATTTTCAAAAATATCAAGCTCGAACAAGCTCCAACTACCGTAGATGATATACAGGATTCAGAAATCAATCCAGATTACATCAACTTTAGTACTGATAAGAAGAAAAAGAAAAAAGCAGATACAGTAAAACCCAACCACGAATCGCGCCCGCCCGAAGAATAA
- the tsaD gene encoding tRNA (adenosine(37)-N6)-threonylcarbamoyltransferase complex transferase subunit TsaD: protein MPDSVVFILAIESSCDDTAASVMENDKVLSNVVANQLIHQQYGGVVPELASRAHQQNIVPVVDVALKKAGISREQLSAIAFTQGPGLMGSLLVGSSFAKSMAFALGIPLIAVNHMQAHILAHFIDEDSMEKPDFPFLALTISGGHTQIVQVTDYFDMKVIGTTTDDAVGEAFDKTAKILGLPYPGGPLIDKYAQLGNCKAYQFTKPRIDGLDFSFSGLKTQILYFVQKQVKENPNFIANNINDICASVQHTIVTILMDKLKLAVAQTGINSIAIGGGVSANSGIRLALINARKELGWKTFIPKFEYTTDNAAMIGIVGYHKYLENDFENASVVSKSRTTF from the coding sequence ATGCCTGATTCGGTAGTTTTTATTCTAGCAATTGAAAGTTCTTGTGACGACACAGCAGCGTCTGTGATGGAAAACGATAAAGTACTATCAAATGTTGTCGCAAATCAGCTGATTCATCAGCAATATGGTGGTGTCGTACCAGAATTAGCTTCCAGAGCGCATCAACAAAACATTGTTCCAGTGGTAGATGTTGCACTCAAAAAGGCGGGAATTTCTAGAGAGCAACTTTCTGCAATTGCATTTACTCAAGGTCCTGGATTGATGGGGTCTCTTCTAGTTGGTAGTTCATTTGCCAAATCAATGGCGTTTGCACTTGGAATTCCGTTAATTGCAGTTAACCATATGCAAGCACATATTTTGGCACATTTTATTGATGAGGATTCAATGGAAAAACCGGATTTTCCATTTTTAGCCCTTACAATTAGTGGTGGTCACACCCAAATTGTTCAGGTTACTGATTATTTTGACATGAAAGTAATTGGCACCACAACAGATGATGCGGTGGGGGAAGCTTTTGATAAAACTGCTAAAATTTTAGGTCTTCCCTACCCTGGTGGACCGTTGATTGATAAGTATGCTCAATTAGGAAATTGCAAAGCATACCAATTTACAAAACCAAGAATAGACGGTCTCGATTTTAGTTTTTCAGGTTTAAAGACTCAAATTTTATATTTTGTTCAAAAGCAAGTAAAAGAAAATCCAAATTTTATTGCCAATAATATCAATGATATTTGCGCTTCTGTACAACACACAATTGTAACAATTTTGATGGACAAATTGAAACTTGCGGTTGCTCAGACTGGCATAAACAGCATTGCAATCGGTGGCGGTGTTTCGGCAAATAGCGGTATTAGATTGGCCTTAATAAACGCTCGAAAAGAGTTAGGATGGAAGACTTTTATTCCAAAATTTGAATACACAACAGACAATGCCGCGATGATTGGCATCGTAGGATATCATAAATATTTAGAAAATGATTTTGAGAATGCTTCAGTAGTTTCAAAATCTAGAACCACATTTTAA
- a CDS encoding 16S rRNA (uracil(1498)-N(3))-methyltransferase → MQLFYNSSLSKHDLGFTFDREESKHIVKVLRKSDGDKLFVTNGIGDLFTTEVVLASENKCQVKIVNVEHFERRKQYLHLAVAPTKMNDRYEWFLEKATEIGVDEITPIICDHSERKNIKLERFQKIVQSASKQSLQYYSPIVNEAILLKDFLKQKHTGQIFIAHCEDGKKNTLKESIKPDGKIVILIGPEGDFSPNEIKISLENGFMPVSLGQTRLRTETAAIVACTCVAFCNE, encoded by the coding sequence ATGCAATTATTTTACAATTCTTCTTTGAGCAAACATGATTTGGGATTCACATTTGATCGCGAGGAGAGCAAACATATAGTTAAAGTTTTACGTAAATCGGATGGAGACAAGTTATTTGTTACCAACGGAATAGGAGATTTATTTACTACCGAAGTTGTTTTGGCCTCGGAAAATAAATGCCAGGTAAAAATCGTTAACGTTGAGCATTTTGAAAGGAGAAAACAATACCTACATCTGGCCGTTGCTCCCACAAAAATGAATGACCGTTACGAATGGTTTTTAGAAAAAGCTACTGAAATTGGCGTAGATGAAATTACTCCCATAATCTGTGATCATTCAGAAAGAAAAAATATTAAATTGGAAAGATTTCAAAAGATAGTGCAGTCTGCGAGTAAGCAATCTTTGCAATATTATTCTCCAATTGTCAATGAGGCAATTTTGTTAAAAGATTTTTTAAAGCAAAAGCACACAGGACAAATTTTTATAGCTCATTGCGAAGATGGCAAGAAGAATACTTTAAAGGAAAGCATCAAACCTGACGGTAAAATTGTAATTTTAATTGGTCCAGAAGGCGATTTTTCTCCTAATGAAATAAAGATTTCGCTTGAAAATGGTTTCATGCCCGTATCGCTAGGACAAACAAGATTAAGGACGGAAACCGCCGCAATTGTTGCCTGCACATGTGTCGCATTTTGCAATGAATAA
- a CDS encoding DUF4159 domain-containing protein has product MKKLVTILMFLCFLTSKGQEIALLKYGGGGDWYANPTSLPNLIKYCNQNIKTTLKSKPVTVTPSSSEIFLYPYVHLTGHGNVVFTESDIQNLRSYLLGGGFLHVDDNYGMDKYIRREIKKLFPQHALIEVPSTHAIFQKPNSFPRGLPKIHEHDGKAPQAFGVFIDGRMVLLYTYETDLGDGWEDPEVNNDPAELREKALKMGANIIYYIFNN; this is encoded by the coding sequence ATGAAAAAATTAGTTACGATTTTAATGTTTCTGTGTTTTCTTACCTCTAAGGGGCAGGAAATTGCTTTATTAAAATATGGCGGCGGCGGCGATTGGTATGCAAATCCCACATCACTACCAAATCTTATTAAGTATTGCAATCAAAATATAAAAACGACTCTCAAATCTAAACCTGTTACGGTCACGCCATCTAGTTCCGAAATTTTTTTATATCCTTACGTTCATCTAACTGGACATGGAAATGTTGTATTTACCGAAAGTGATATTCAAAACTTAAGAAGTTATCTTCTAGGAGGTGGATTTTTGCATGTTGACGATAATTATGGAATGGATAAGTACATTCGCAGAGAAATTAAAAAATTATTTCCACAACATGCGCTGATTGAAGTTCCATCCACTCATGCAATTTTTCAAAAGCCTAATTCATTTCCTCGCGGATTGCCAAAAATTCACGAGCATGACGGCAAAGCGCCGCAAGCATTTGGAGTTTTTATTGATGGTAGAATGGTTTTACTATATACCTACGAAACAGATTTAGGCGATGGTTGGGAAGATCCCGAAGTGAATAATGATCCTGCTGAACTACGAGAGAAAGCACTAAAGATGGGTGCAAATATTATCTATTATATTTTTAATAATTAA
- a CDS encoding AI-2E family transporter, whose amino-acid sequence MRSNTIAIGLVKAVGILVAFAIILYLLYMIKAVLIYLLVALILTLLGSPILRFLKRRFKFPNTLASAAVLLLFVLIMAGFIMMFVPLIISQGQNLAVLNAAQIEQNLITLYNQFLTFLESHNIDSQKLIKESDITSSLSFAFIPAFFNSFLGILGNLGMALASIFFITFFFLKDRMLFERGARKLLPDSHEEKILNSLEKINHLLSRYFIGLLMQLSVIFVLYMIVLFIFDVENAVVIAFLCAVLNIIPYVGPLLASIIAALLTMLSNLGGDFSSDILPTTIYVLIGFSLVQVIDNNFSSPMIFSNSVKSHPLEIFLVILIAGFMSGILGMIVAVPVYTILKVIGKEFFPENTLVRLLTKDI is encoded by the coding sequence ATGAGATCAAATACTATTGCAATAGGTTTGGTAAAAGCGGTGGGAATATTGGTCGCTTTTGCTATTATATTATATTTACTTTACATGATAAAGGCAGTATTAATTTACCTTTTGGTAGCCTTAATACTCACGCTATTAGGAAGTCCAATTCTGCGATTTCTTAAAAGAAGATTTAAATTTCCCAACACTTTAGCGTCAGCAGCGGTTTTGTTATTATTTGTGCTAATTATGGCGGGATTTATTATGATGTTTGTACCACTAATTATTTCGCAAGGACAAAATTTAGCGGTTTTAAATGCTGCGCAAATTGAACAAAATTTGATAACATTGTATAATCAATTTCTAACTTTTTTAGAAAGTCATAATATTGATTCGCAGAAATTAATCAAAGAATCTGACATCACTTCCTCACTAAGTTTTGCGTTTATACCTGCATTTTTTAACAGTTTTTTAGGAATTCTAGGAAATTTAGGAATGGCATTAGCTTCAATTTTCTTCATAACATTTTTCTTTTTAAAGGATAGGATGCTTTTTGAAAGAGGTGCTCGAAAGTTGCTCCCGGACAGTCATGAAGAAAAGATTTTAAATTCATTAGAAAAAATCAATCATTTGCTTTCTCGATACTTTATTGGCCTATTAATGCAGCTAAGTGTGATCTTTGTTCTATATATGATTGTATTATTTATATTTGATGTAGAAAATGCCGTAGTGATTGCATTTCTATGTGCCGTGCTGAATATTATCCCGTATGTAGGGCCACTTTTGGCTAGTATTATTGCAGCTTTATTAACGATGTTAAGCAATTTAGGAGGCGACTTTTCATCGGATATTTTGCCAACCACGATATATGTTTTAATCGGATTTTCGCTAGTGCAGGTGATAGATAATAATTTTTCATCTCCTATGATATTTTCAAATAGTGTAAAATCGCATCCTCTTGAAATATTTTTAGTAATATTGATTGCAGGCTTTATGTCTGGTATTTTAGGAATGATTGTGGCAGTTCCGGTTTATACAATTTTGAAGGTCATTGGAAAGGAATTTTTTCCAGAGAATACTTTAGTACGGTTGCTAACCAAAGACATTTAA
- a CDS encoding THUMP-like domain-containing protein produces the protein MSLQLLNPAIQEYINSNLTSDISTMALSKNPFEGEDFKEILNQIAAKAKAKDKLPTWYSTRNILYPSKISVEQTSSEITAEYKSSLVSGDSLIDLSGGFGVDDFYFSQKFDKVVHCEMQEELSAVVAHNFKMLNANNIQCTIGDSTQLLKNFDQKWDCIYVDPSRRNETKGKVFMLADCSPNVSELLPLYLSYSNTILIKTAPILDITAAMLELKYVKEIHLVAVNNEMKEILFLIENGFNGTPKVICVNFTKVDCQKVEFILNLDSLPYFSLPKQYIYEPNSAIMKSGEYNQLSNQLNLPKLHQNSHLYTSENLLKFPGRGFRVDEVLEYNKLGISKVSALKKANITTRNFPLTVEELRKRLKLKDGGNSYCFFTTNMNNEKIILICSKTPIL, from the coding sequence TTGAGTTTACAATTATTAAATCCTGCCATTCAGGAGTATATAAATAGTAATTTAACTTCGGATATCAGTACGATGGCACTGTCCAAGAATCCATTTGAGGGAGAAGATTTCAAAGAAATTCTCAATCAGATTGCCGCGAAAGCTAAAGCAAAGGATAAGCTTCCTACTTGGTATTCTACCAGAAACATTCTCTATCCATCAAAGATTTCGGTCGAGCAAACATCTTCAGAAATTACTGCAGAATATAAATCGTCTTTGGTTTCGGGGGATTCTTTAATAGATCTTTCGGGAGGTTTTGGAGTTGACGATTTCTACTTTTCGCAGAAGTTTGATAAAGTTGTTCATTGCGAAATGCAAGAGGAATTATCCGCAGTTGTCGCCCACAATTTTAAGATGCTTAACGCTAATAATATTCAGTGTACGATTGGCGATAGCACTCAGTTGCTTAAAAATTTCGATCAGAAATGGGACTGCATTTATGTCGATCCTTCCCGCCGGAACGAAACTAAAGGAAAGGTTTTTATGCTTGCAGACTGCTCTCCAAACGTTAGTGAACTACTGCCGCTTTATTTATCTTATAGCAATACGATTCTAATAAAGACTGCGCCAATTTTGGATATTACAGCGGCGATGCTTGAGCTCAAGTACGTGAAAGAAATTCATCTGGTCGCCGTCAATAACGAGATGAAGGAAATATTATTTTTGATAGAAAATGGGTTTAATGGCACACCAAAGGTTATTTGTGTAAATTTTACAAAAGTTGACTGTCAGAAGGTTGAATTTATTCTAAATTTAGATAGTCTGCCGTACTTCTCACTACCGAAGCAATATATTTATGAACCCAATTCGGCGATTATGAAATCGGGTGAGTACAATCAATTAAGTAATCAGCTAAATTTGCCCAAACTACATCAGAACTCACATCTTTATACCTCTGAAAATTTGCTAAAATTTCCAGGTCGAGGTTTTAGGGTGGATGAAGTGTTAGAATACAACAAATTGGGAATCTCAAAAGTTTCTGCTTTGAAAAAAGCCAATATTACAACTCGCAATTTCCCCTTAACCGTCGAAGAATTACGAAAAAGATTGAAATTGAAAGATGGTGGAAACTCCTATTGTTTCTTTACCACAAACATGAATAATGAAAAAATAATTTTAATTTGCAGCAAAACTCCAATTTTATAA
- a CDS encoding M15 family metallopeptidase yields the protein MYSISKSAVTLILILLSTAAFAQEKDSDLCEMTSKKVNDTTFVNLKDFTDKFIYDLKYATADNFLKEVVYDCAECYLRLKTVKALLIASELVAKDGYKIKLFDCYRSLDVQKKMWKIVNNPSYVANPKTGSVHNRGKAVDLTLVDSDGNELDMGTAFDSFSPKAGHNYKRLSNKILKNRLYLKNKMIESGFAPLSSEWWHYNLDDKLIDDVANFNWNCD from the coding sequence ATGTATTCAATTTCGAAATCTGCCGTCACTCTTATTCTAATTCTACTATCTACTGCAGCATTTGCGCAAGAAAAAGATTCGGATTTATGTGAAATGACGTCAAAAAAGGTTAACGATACAACATTTGTGAATCTTAAAGATTTTACTGATAAGTTTATCTACGACCTAAAATATGCCACTGCAGATAATTTTCTAAAAGAAGTAGTCTACGATTGTGCGGAGTGCTATCTTCGATTAAAAACCGTTAAAGCTCTTCTCATTGCGTCAGAATTGGTGGCGAAAGATGGTTACAAAATTAAATTATTTGATTGTTACCGTTCACTCGATGTGCAAAAGAAAATGTGGAAAATTGTCAACAATCCTAGCTACGTCGCTAATCCAAAGACAGGCTCCGTTCATAACCGAGGGAAAGCGGTCGATTTGACACTTGTAGATAGCGACGGAAACGAACTCGATATGGGAACTGCCTTTGACTCTTTCAGTCCAAAGGCTGGGCATAATTACAAACGGCTTTCCAATAAGATTTTGAAAAACCGTTTATATTTAAAAAACAAAATGATCGAAAGTGGATTTGCACCGCTTTCTTCAGAATGGTGGCACTATAATTTGGATGATAAATTAATTGACGATGTCGCAAACTTTAACTGGAACTGCGATTAG
- a CDS encoding YqaA family protein: protein MEQSTRTIPAKSVTKKLVVLNRYYKITQFYSFLKSTAIKGGIAILIFGAILITLEYFFLDFDSLLNSLVANYSPSIILSFFLLSETILGLVPPEIFIAWASKSATPWTLLFALATMSYIGGIIAYFIGNRLFLIPAVKNHIENKIAGHITNLRRWGGVFVFIGAMLPLPHSIVSLACGLIKYNFKHYLVWALFRYVRFVIYALIIFQIF from the coding sequence ATGGAACAAAGCACTAGAACGATCCCAGCAAAATCTGTTACTAAAAAATTAGTTGTTCTTAACCGCTACTATAAAATCACGCAATTTTACTCGTTTTTAAAATCGACCGCGATTAAGGGCGGAATTGCGATTTTGATATTTGGGGCAATTTTAATAACTTTAGAATACTTCTTCTTAGATTTTGATAGTTTGCTTAACAGTCTTGTCGCAAATTACTCCCCTAGTATTATTTTGTCATTTTTTTTACTATCCGAAACTATTCTTGGTCTTGTACCTCCCGAGATTTTTATTGCTTGGGCGTCAAAATCGGCAACCCCTTGGACATTACTTTTCGCATTGGCAACAATGTCCTATATTGGCGGAATTATCGCTTATTTTATTGGAAATCGCTTATTTCTGATTCCTGCTGTAAAAAATCATATCGAAAATAAGATTGCCGGCCATATTACAAATCTGCGCCGCTGGGGTGGGGTTTTTGTGTTTATTGGCGCAATGCTGCCATTGCCGCATTCAATAGTGAGTCTGGCGTGCGGACTTATCAAGTATAATTTCAAACATTATCTAGTGTGGGCATTATTTAGATATGTGCGATTTGTTATTTATGCCTTAATTATTTTTCAAATTTTCTAA